Proteins encoded in a region of the Paenibacillus sp. W2I17 genome:
- a CDS encoding bifunctional transcriptional activator/DNA repair enzyme AdaA has protein sequence MESPDQDRILPKSIDEKYWHAIINNDNSYDGTFFYGVQTTGIFCRPSCKSRAPKAENVLIFQHVEEALARKFRPCKRCKPTGERVPDQEWIYGITDYIEHHYAEPLTLDVLASVSHGSPYHLHRVFKRITGRTPVQYIQDKRITEARKLLEHTGLTVTDIGRHVGIPNSAYFITVFRKHTGLTPVHYRERHENL, from the coding sequence GTGGAAAGTCCAGATCAAGATCGCATACTGCCCAAATCTATAGATGAAAAATACTGGCATGCCATCATCAACAACGATAATTCTTATGATGGAACATTCTTTTACGGTGTGCAAACAACGGGCATTTTCTGCCGACCTTCCTGTAAGTCCAGAGCACCCAAAGCTGAAAATGTGCTGATATTTCAACATGTTGAAGAAGCATTGGCACGAAAGTTCAGACCCTGCAAACGTTGTAAACCTACAGGCGAGCGGGTACCTGATCAGGAGTGGATATACGGGATCACGGATTACATCGAACATCATTACGCCGAACCTCTAACCTTGGATGTCCTTGCCTCTGTAAGTCATGGCAGTCCTTATCATCTGCATCGTGTGTTCAAGCGGATTACAGGCCGCACACCGGTTCAATATATTCAGGATAAACGAATCACAGAAGCCCGGAAGTTGCTTGAACATACCGGACTTACCGTCACCGATATTGGCCGCCATGTCGGTATACCTAACTCAGCTTATTTCATTACTGTATTTCGCAAACACACAGGACTCACACCTGTACACTACCGCGAAAGGCATGAGAACTTATGA
- a CDS encoding Gfo/Idh/MocA family protein yields MVRFGVVGTNWITERLLEAAVQVDGFKLAAVYSRTEDKANAFADKYDVEHRFTDLEELAASDVIDAVYIATPNTVHAEQAELFLRNGKHVLCEKPLAANSAEVRSIIDTAREHEVLLMEAMKSTLVPQFKMVQKSLHKIGPVRKYVAGYSQYSSRYDKYKEGIVLNAFKPELANGALMDLGVYCLYPLITLFGAPNRVQSQAMMLESGVDGQGSVLLDYDGMDAVVTYSKISNSHVPSEIMGELGSIIIDKIGSPEHAEIRYNDGTVEQLTVEQNHPAMYYEVEEFVNLVQEGKKESDMNTYERSYVTMQVMDQIRKQIGLVFPND; encoded by the coding sequence ATGGTTCGTTTTGGCGTAGTGGGTACCAACTGGATTACAGAAAGGCTTCTTGAAGCCGCAGTGCAGGTTGATGGATTCAAATTAGCCGCCGTGTATTCAAGAACTGAAGATAAGGCTAATGCATTCGCAGATAAATATGATGTTGAACACCGCTTCACCGATCTGGAAGAGTTGGCGGCAAGTGATGTGATTGATGCAGTCTACATTGCAACACCGAATACGGTTCATGCAGAGCAGGCTGAGCTTTTTCTGAGAAACGGTAAACATGTATTGTGTGAGAAACCTCTGGCTGCAAATAGCGCCGAAGTTCGGAGCATAATCGATACAGCACGAGAACACGAGGTTCTGCTCATGGAAGCGATGAAATCGACCCTTGTTCCCCAGTTCAAAATGGTGCAGAAGAGCCTGCATAAAATCGGTCCTGTCCGCAAATACGTAGCAGGATACTCTCAGTATTCTTCGCGTTACGACAAGTACAAAGAGGGGATCGTCCTGAATGCGTTCAAGCCTGAACTCGCTAATGGGGCGTTAATGGATCTCGGTGTGTATTGTCTCTATCCGTTGATTACATTGTTCGGTGCACCTAACCGGGTTCAGTCCCAAGCGATGATGCTGGAATCAGGCGTGGATGGACAAGGCAGTGTGCTTCTGGATTATGATGGCATGGACGCGGTCGTTACGTACTCCAAAATCTCCAACTCTCATGTCCCAAGCGAAATCATGGGGGAACTGGGTAGCATCATCATTGACAAGATTGGTTCACCTGAACATGCAGAGATACGATACAATGACGGTACGGTGGAGCAGCTCACAGTCGAACAAAACCATCCGGCGATGTATTATGAAGTGGAGGAGTTCGTGAATCTGGTTCAGGAAGGCAAAAAGGAGTCTGACATGAACACGTATGAACGCTCCTATGTTACGATGCAGGTCATGGATCAGATTCGGAAGCAGATTGGGCTTGTGTTCCCTAACGATTGA